In a genomic window of Deltaproteobacteria bacterium:
- a CDS encoding phosphatidylserine/phosphatidylglycerophosphate/cardiolipin synthase family protein, protein MQNRARCRAVLGVLAVLGSAWPSAAESRSGPEAGLAVYAPLRPPTPRFTKNRVDVLFDKQAFTELEAIVKRATRSIRLDFYIFWGRRAMRIADTLIAKHRAGLDVRVLLDGALGTTPEQQLATLLVVRKLKKAGVRLLYGSPHSAVYKRRTLDHNKYVVIDEREAIVGSTNVGTRFDNWHDLMMKVAGPVARNLADQFDLDYAIARQPGLAATVQPVHLGARLTRTPIPPADGDGRARLVGNGPGRRTGVEALFPLLRRAKKSIHVQLDEFDDLDAAEALVKAHHRGVKVKVLLDPVAFGLLTVLARDRLLAAGIEVRMRKPRKDARVTHLKAVTVDGELLLAGSMNWTHGGFSTVRESCLEVRGGRAPAQVEARFAKEWDLSIPARRATRLELWISRLISKAT, encoded by the coding sequence ATGCAGAACCGCGCTCGGTGTAGGGCTGTGCTTGGCGTGCTGGCCGTGCTCGGGTCGGCCTGGCCGAGCGCTGCCGAGTCCAGGTCGGGGCCCGAAGCGGGGCTTGCCGTTTACGCGCCGCTGCGGCCCCCCACGCCACGTTTCACGAAGAACCGCGTCGACGTGCTCTTCGACAAGCAGGCCTTCACCGAGCTCGAGGCGATCGTGAAGCGCGCCACGCGCTCCATCCGGCTCGACTTCTACATCTTCTGGGGTCGGCGGGCGATGCGCATCGCCGACACGCTGATCGCCAAGCATCGGGCCGGCCTCGACGTGCGCGTGCTCCTCGATGGGGCGCTCGGTACGACGCCGGAGCAGCAGCTCGCCACGCTGCTCGTGGTACGCAAGCTCAAGAAGGCGGGCGTCCGGCTCCTCTACGGCAGTCCCCACTCCGCGGTCTACAAGCGGCGCACGCTCGACCACAACAAGTACGTGGTGATCGACGAGCGGGAGGCCATCGTGGGCAGCACGAACGTCGGCACGCGCTTCGACAACTGGCACGATCTGATGATGAAGGTGGCGGGCCCCGTGGCGAGGAACCTGGCGGACCAGTTCGACCTGGACTACGCCATCGCGCGGCAGCCCGGGCTCGCCGCGACCGTGCAGCCGGTGCACCTCGGCGCGAGACTGACGCGCACGCCCATCCCGCCGGCCGATGGCGACGGGCGGGCCCGGCTCGTGGGCAACGGCCCCGGGCGACGAACGGGAGTCGAAGCGCTCTTTCCTCTGCTGCGCCGCGCGAAGAAGAGCATCCACGTGCAGCTCGACGAGTTCGATGACCTCGACGCCGCCGAGGCGCTGGTGAAGGCGCATCACCGCGGGGTGAAGGTCAAGGTGCTGCTCGACCCGGTGGCCTTCGGGCTCCTGACCGTCCTCGCGCGCGATCGCCTGCTGGCGGCAGGGATCGAGGTGCGCATGCGCAAGCCGCGGAAGGACGCGCGCGTCACGCACCTCAAGGCCGTGACGGTGGATGGGGAGCTGCTCCTGGCCGGTTCCATGAACTGGACCCACGGGGGCTTCAGCACCGTCCGCGAGTCCTGCCTGGAGGTGCGGGGCGGACGGGCGCCTGCGCAGGTCGAGGCGCGCTTCGCCAAGGAGTGGGACCTCTCGATTCCGGCCCGCCGAGCCACCCGGCTCGAGCTCTGGATCTCGCGCCTCATCAGTAAAGCAACGTAG
- a CDS encoding protein kinase, whose translation MTHLTRREATDLRPGTPIGEYRVAQALGRGGMGTVYEAIHVELGHSVAIKVLNADRVTDLRTVARFEQEGRLVARLRHPNIVGIVTCGQLPDGRTYYVMEHLRGITLRRKLREVGALSLDEALPILGAVAAALDAAHAQGIVHRDVKPENVFLVENPTGPESCAKLLDFGVAKLLQTEDRITTVETQTGHIPGSPHYMSPEHCRGRAVDGRSDVYSLGVVAFELLCGARPFDAETLGELLLAQQTQAVPRLGDRDPQLAPLDAPLGRALDKRPEARFDRASEFVEALAAHRDARGGRSARNGAARRPAPSRHPTNRTLPLPPGRAARPTPATLTAIEGRPTAGRWWALLAVSATALVVAASLAVWRFTRVRQPASPTAYGSALASRPAPAAASRAADATRDDSPDAQVLARADSLRPSAPAAVSPGPSPSKARRATGPARAPKRKRRPNPARGDVVPDLPVRF comes from the coding sequence TTGACCCACCTGACGCGGCGCGAGGCCACGGATCTCCGGCCGGGCACCCCGATCGGCGAGTACCGCGTAGCCCAGGCCCTCGGCCGCGGCGGCATGGGCACCGTCTACGAGGCGATCCACGTCGAACTCGGCCACTCCGTCGCGATCAAGGTGCTGAACGCGGACCGGGTCACGGATCTGCGCACCGTGGCGCGCTTCGAGCAGGAAGGACGCCTGGTGGCGCGCCTCCGGCACCCGAACATCGTCGGCATCGTGACCTGCGGTCAGCTCCCCGACGGGCGCACCTACTACGTCATGGAGCACCTGCGGGGCATCACCTTGCGGCGAAAGCTGCGCGAGGTGGGGGCGCTCTCCCTCGACGAGGCGCTGCCGATCCTCGGCGCGGTGGCGGCGGCGCTGGACGCGGCCCACGCCCAGGGGATCGTGCACCGGGACGTGAAGCCCGAGAACGTCTTTCTGGTCGAAAACCCGACGGGCCCGGAGTCGTGCGCCAAGCTGCTCGACTTCGGCGTGGCGAAGCTCCTGCAGACCGAGGACCGGATCACGACGGTGGAGACCCAGACGGGCCACATCCCCGGCTCCCCGCACTACATGTCGCCCGAACACTGCCGCGGTCGCGCGGTGGACGGCCGCTCCGACGTCTACTCGCTCGGGGTGGTGGCCTTCGAGCTCCTCTGCGGCGCGCGCCCCTTCGACGCCGAGACCCTCGGCGAGCTCCTCCTTGCGCAGCAGACCCAGGCCGTCCCGCGGCTCGGTGACCGGGACCCGCAGCTCGCGCCGCTCGATGCGCCTCTCGGCCGCGCGCTCGACAAGCGGCCCGAGGCCCGCTTCGACCGCGCGTCGGAGTTCGTGGAGGCGCTCGCCGCCCACCGAGACGCACGCGGCGGGCGCTCGGCTAGGAACGGCGCCGCGAGGCGCCCCGCGCCATCGCGTCACCCGACGAACCGAACGCTGCCTCTGCCGCCCGGCCGCGCCGCGCGTCCCACGCCCGCGACGTTGACCGCGATCGAGGGGCGACCCACCGCAGGCCGCTGGTGGGCCTTGCTCGCCGTCTCCGCTACGGCCCTCGTCGTGGCCGCGAGCCTCGCGGTGTGGCGCTTCACGCGGGTGCGGCAACCCGCGTCGCCCACTGCGTACGGCAGCGCTCTCGCCTCCCGCCCCGCGCCGGCCGCCGCCTCCCGCGCGGCGGACGCGACGCGAGACGACTCGCCGGACGCGCAGGTCCTGGCGCGAGCGGATTCGCTGCGCCCGAGCGCCCCAGCGGCCGTTTCGCCGGGCCCGTCGCCGTCGAAGGCGCGCCGGGCCACTGGGCCTGCCCGCGCTCCAAAGCGAAAGCGCCGGCCGAACCCCGCGCGCGGCGACGTGGTCCCCGACCTGCCGGTGCGCTTCTGA
- a CDS encoding sigma 54-dependent Fis family transcriptional regulator, translating to MGTKEGQLFTTEVLHAGTGLLELDAAELRVVSGPDRGLRVELGPERLRLGTARECEVVLHDATVSTRHAEILALPRGFQLRDLGSKNGVRLGPWLVDQLRLGDRMRLRLGNTTVEFRSLGRKHAIPLAGAGEVAGLVAHSLKMRVAVAALEQYAESDITVLLEGETGTGKEVAARALHALSPRRAGSFVVVDCGAIPAPLVAAELFGHEAGAFSGATSRRPGLFEEADGGTLLLDEVGELPLEVQPALLGALERRSARRVGGQHEIPHDVRVLAATHRNLAEEVRRGRFRQDLFYRLAVGRLRLPPLRERAEDLPVLAATFALELGATLTPELVRLLSSYAWPGNVRELRNTIARVAALPGQPPELGLDRSPARGASVPQEPLLSLSEARRRARDVFEAQYLRQLLARTDGNFTRAAELAGVSRQFLMRLGARHTLLARDQRGLDDAPDEEDEES from the coding sequence ATGGGCACGAAGGAAGGACAGCTTTTCACCACCGAGGTGCTGCACGCGGGCACGGGCCTCCTCGAGCTCGACGCGGCGGAGCTGCGCGTCGTGTCGGGTCCCGACCGCGGCCTGCGCGTGGAGCTCGGGCCCGAGCGGCTGCGACTCGGCACGGCGCGCGAGTGCGAGGTGGTGCTGCACGACGCGACGGTCTCCACGCGGCACGCCGAGATCCTCGCCCTGCCGCGCGGATTCCAGCTCCGCGACCTGGGCAGCAAGAACGGGGTGCGCCTCGGTCCGTGGCTCGTGGACCAGCTCCGGCTCGGGGACCGCATGCGCCTGCGCCTCGGGAACACGACGGTCGAGTTTCGCAGCCTCGGGCGAAAGCACGCCATCCCGCTCGCCGGGGCGGGAGAGGTGGCGGGGCTGGTCGCGCACTCGCTGAAGATGCGCGTGGCCGTGGCCGCGCTCGAGCAGTATGCCGAGAGCGACATCACCGTGCTCCTCGAGGGGGAGACCGGGACGGGCAAGGAGGTGGCCGCGCGGGCGCTGCACGCGCTGAGCCCGCGTCGCGCGGGGTCCTTCGTGGTCGTGGACTGCGGCGCGATCCCGGCTCCGCTCGTGGCGGCCGAGCTCTTCGGTCACGAGGCGGGAGCCTTCAGCGGGGCGACCTCGCGCCGTCCCGGGCTCTTCGAGGAGGCCGACGGAGGCACGCTGCTCCTCGACGAGGTCGGGGAGCTTCCGCTCGAGGTGCAGCCGGCGCTCCTCGGGGCGCTCGAGCGGCGCAGCGCGCGGCGGGTCGGCGGCCAGCACGAGATCCCCCACGACGTGCGGGTGCTGGCCGCGACGCACCGCAACCTGGCCGAGGAGGTGCGGCGCGGACGCTTTCGGCAGGATCTCTTCTACCGTCTGGCCGTGGGGCGTCTCCGCCTGCCGCCGCTGCGCGAGCGCGCGGAGGACCTGCCGGTGCTCGCGGCCACCTTCGCGCTCGAGCTCGGGGCGACCTTGACCCCGGAGCTCGTGCGCCTGCTCTCCTCCTACGCCTGGCCCGGCAACGTGCGCGAGCTGCGCAACACCATCGCGCGCGTGGCGGCCTTGCCGGGGCAGCCGCCGGAGCTCGGGCTGGACCGGTCTCCGGCGCGCGGCGCGTCGGTCCCCCAGGAGCCGCTGCTCTCGCTGAGCGAGGCGCGCCGTCGAGCGCGGGACGTCTTCGAGGCGCAGTACCTGCGGCAGCTCCTGGCCCGCACCGACGGAAACTTCACGCGGGCGGCGGAGCTCGCCGGGGTCTCGCGGCAGTTCCTGATGCGGCTCGGCGCCCGGCACACGCTGCTCGCGCGGGACCAGCGGGGACTCGACGACGCGCCCGACGAGGAGGACGAGGAGTCGTGA
- a CDS encoding DNRLRE domain-containing protein codes for MSVSWVVVAGLVAACSESPIDTDEDLEVAAGAPVASYAAGSVVVLPEADTYVRSGSYASRAYGGAVSVQADRDASGTTKQGLLRFRIPSGSTVVSAKLLVYVVNPSGNAADLVSMNATSWSESDVTWNTRPAMTGAVVASIARASASSWVEVDVTSGVVGQTVVSLAVLPRSTDGFAFSSRETGAQGPRLVLTLAGATPDAGVIADAGVARDSGSGGTADAATPTGELRFPIRAAFYYPWFPEAWTQSGIYPYTKYHPTLGYYSARDAQTLSKHIRSMQYGHVQAGISSWWGPGHHTDTKVPGLLSAAHGTSFKWSLYYELESQGDPSPSTITAHLTHIRDRYASDPSFLRIGGRFVVFVYTDGADGCAMAQRWKQANTVGAYVVLKVFSGYRTCASQPDGWHQYAPAVATDSQLPHSYAISPGFDKVGDPTRLGRDLARFQQNVRDMVASGANWQLVTTFNEWGEGTAVESASEWATASGDGAYLDALHAVPGSGGITSTPDAAVVRPDAGASQPDARIVTADSAPPSSSDPIVAAAGDIACDPSDGNFNGGRGTTNNCRQMATSDLMLAIPNLAKVLVLGDIQYEDGTLAKYMASYDPSWGRLKAKSAPAVGNHEYLTAGAAGYFGYFGAAAGDPAKGYYSYDVGTWHVVVLNSNCSKAGGCGAGSPQERWLRADLAAHPTKCTLAYWHHPRFSSGQHGSHTTMTELWQALYDYNAELVLSGHDHDYERFAPQTASGAADPARGLRQFVVGTGGKNHYGFNATIANSEVRNADTYGVLRLTLRPGSVDWKFLPEPGKTFTDSGTMVCH; via the coding sequence ATGTCTGTTTCGTGGGTCGTCGTGGCGGGGCTGGTCGCGGCCTGCAGCGAGAGTCCCATCGACACCGACGAGGACCTGGAGGTTGCGGCGGGCGCTCCGGTCGCGAGCTACGCGGCAGGGAGCGTCGTCGTCCTCCCCGAGGCCGACACCTACGTGCGCTCGGGCAGCTACGCCTCGAGGGCCTACGGCGGTGCGGTCTCGGTCCAGGCCGACCGGGACGCGAGCGGCACCACGAAGCAAGGGCTGCTCCGCTTCCGCATCCCTTCGGGCAGCACGGTCGTCTCCGCCAAGCTCCTCGTCTACGTGGTGAACCCATCGGGGAACGCGGCCGACCTGGTGTCGATGAACGCTACGAGCTGGAGCGAAAGCGACGTCACTTGGAACACGCGCCCCGCGATGACGGGGGCCGTGGTGGCCTCGATCGCTCGCGCCTCGGCGTCGAGCTGGGTCGAGGTGGACGTGACCTCGGGGGTCGTGGGGCAGACGGTGGTCTCGCTCGCGGTGCTCCCGCGTTCCACGGACGGGTTCGCCTTCTCGTCCCGCGAGACGGGAGCGCAGGGGCCGCGACTCGTGCTGACGCTGGCCGGAGCGACGCCTGACGCGGGAGTCATCGCTGACGCCGGCGTGGCGCGAGACAGCGGCTCGGGTGGCACGGCCGACGCGGCGACCCCGACCGGGGAGCTCCGCTTCCCGATCCGGGCGGCCTTCTACTATCCCTGGTTCCCCGAGGCCTGGACGCAGAGCGGAATCTATCCCTACACGAAGTACCACCCGACGCTCGGCTACTACAGCGCGCGCGACGCGCAGACGCTGTCCAAGCACATCCGCTCGATGCAGTACGGACACGTTCAAGCCGGTATCTCCTCCTGGTGGGGACCCGGGCACCACACCGACACGAAGGTGCCGGGCCTGCTCTCGGCCGCGCACGGCACGAGCTTCAAGTGGAGCCTCTACTACGAGCTCGAGAGCCAGGGAGATCCGAGCCCGAGCACGATCACCGCGCACCTCACGCACATCCGCGACCGCTACGCGAGCGACCCGAGCTTCCTGCGGATCGGTGGCCGCTTCGTGGTTTTCGTCTACACCGACGGCGCGGACGGGTGCGCCATGGCGCAGCGCTGGAAGCAGGCCAACACCGTGGGCGCGTACGTGGTCCTCAAGGTCTTCTCCGGCTATCGGACCTGCGCGAGTCAGCCGGACGGCTGGCACCAGTACGCGCCGGCCGTGGCCACGGACTCCCAGCTCCCGCACTCGTACGCCATCAGTCCGGGCTTCGACAAGGTGGGGGACCCGACGCGGCTCGGGAGAGACCTGGCGCGCTTCCAGCAGAACGTGCGGGACATGGTGGCTTCCGGGGCCAACTGGCAGCTCGTGACCACCTTCAACGAGTGGGGCGAGGGGACGGCCGTGGAGAGCGCCAGCGAATGGGCCACGGCCTCGGGGGACGGAGCGTACCTGGACGCGCTCCACGCCGTGCCGGGCTCTGGAGGCATCACCTCGACTCCCGACGCCGCGGTCGTGCGGCCGGACGCCGGCGCATCGCAGCCGGACGCTCGCATCGTGACCGCGGACAGCGCTCCGCCCAGCTCGAGCGATCCGATCGTGGCGGCGGCGGGGGACATCGCCTGCGACCCGAGCGACGGGAACTTCAACGGGGGCAGAGGGACGACGAACAACTGCCGGCAGATGGCGACCTCCGATCTCATGCTCGCAATTCCGAACCTGGCCAAGGTGCTGGTCCTCGGGGACATCCAGTACGAGGACGGCACCCTCGCCAAGTACATGGCCTCCTACGACCCGAGCTGGGGTCGACTGAAGGCCAAGAGCGCCCCGGCGGTCGGCAACCACGAGTACCTCACGGCGGGGGCCGCGGGCTACTTCGGCTACTTCGGCGCGGCGGCGGGGGACCCGGCGAAGGGCTACTACAGCTACGACGTGGGGACCTGGCACGTGGTGGTGCTGAACAGCAACTGCTCGAAGGCCGGTGGCTGCGGGGCCGGTTCTCCGCAGGAGCGCTGGCTCAGGGCCGACCTGGCCGCGCACCCCACGAAGTGCACGCTCGCCTACTGGCACCATCCGCGCTTCAGCTCGGGGCAGCACGGGAGCCACACCACCATGACCGAGCTCTGGCAGGCGCTCTACGACTACAACGCCGAGCTCGTGCTCTCGGGGCACGATCACGACTACGAGCGCTTCGCCCCGCAGACGGCGTCGGGGGCCGCGGACCCGGCGCGCGGCTTGCGCCAGTTCGTGGTCGGGACGGGCGGCAAGAACCACTACGGCTTCAACGCCACCATCGCCAACAGCGAGGTGCGCAACGCCGACACCTACGGAGTGCTGCGCCTGACCCTGCGCCCCGGCAGCGTCGACTGGAAGTTCCTCCCCGAGCCGGGCAAGACCTTCACCGACAGCGGCACGATGGTCTGCCACTGA
- a CDS encoding radical SAM protein codes for MAHEGDIYRPPSEADAFILQATIGCSHNACTYCRMYRDKRYRVRETREVLCDVEAVAARHGEAVEKVFVADGDPLAMGFGAWEPLLEACRRAFPRLKRVSTYATAQNVLEKSPEELSRLRELGLARLYLGPESGDDETLRRVAKGAGFAEHEAAARRAHDAGLELSVIFLLGVGGRERSEAHARASARLLTAMDPRFASALTLTVLPGTPQARLEERGRFVLPGPAELLRELRVLVDEARPTAATFRTNHASNYLPLRGELPRDRERIVALIDAALEGSVPLRPEWSRGL; via the coding sequence ATGGCCCACGAGGGCGACATCTATCGACCGCCGAGCGAAGCGGACGCGTTCATCCTGCAGGCCACGATCGGGTGCTCGCACAACGCGTGCACCTACTGCCGCATGTACCGCGACAAGCGCTACCGGGTGCGCGAGACGCGCGAGGTGCTGTGCGACGTGGAGGCCGTGGCGGCGAGGCACGGCGAGGCGGTGGAGAAGGTCTTCGTGGCGGACGGCGATCCGCTGGCCATGGGTTTCGGTGCGTGGGAGCCGCTGCTCGAGGCCTGCCGCCGCGCCTTTCCCCGCCTGAAGCGCGTCAGCACCTACGCCACGGCGCAGAACGTGCTCGAGAAGAGCCCCGAGGAGCTCTCCCGCCTGCGGGAGCTCGGGCTCGCGCGCCTCTACCTCGGGCCCGAGTCGGGCGACGACGAAACGCTCCGTCGCGTCGCGAAGGGCGCGGGGTTCGCCGAGCACGAGGCGGCCGCCCGGCGCGCGCACGACGCGGGCCTGGAGCTCTCGGTGATCTTCCTCCTCGGGGTGGGGGGCCGCGAGCGGAGCGAGGCGCACGCCCGAGCCTCGGCCCGGCTGCTCACCGCCATGGACCCGCGGTTCGCCTCGGCGCTGACGCTCACCGTGCTGCCCGGCACGCCCCAGGCGCGGCTCGAGGAGCGCGGACGCTTCGTGCTCCCCGGGCCGGCGGAGCTGCTCCGCGAGCTGCGCGTGCTCGTGGACGAGGCCCGACCGACGGCCGCCACCTTCCGCACCAACCACGCCTCGAACTACCTTCCGCTCCGCGGCGAGCTGCCGCGCGATCGCGAGCGCATCGTGGCCCTGATCGATGCCGCGCTCGAGGGGAGCGTTCCCTTGCGCCCGGAGTGGAGCCGCGGGCTCTAG